TGATCTCGACTGCATTTTTTGCCATTGCGGGGATTGAGAACTGGAGGATACTGGCTGTGATCTGGGCAATCCTTCCGGCGTTGAATGCAGTATATTTTGGAATGGTACCGATTCAGGCAGAAGAGGAAGACGTTGAGGGAATTCCTGTGCGAGAATTATTTAAAATGAAAATTTTCTGGGTGTTGGTACTGCTGATGATCTGTGCAGGGGCATCTGAACAGGGAATGTCCCAGTGGGCGTCAGCATTTGCAGAATCAGGGCTGCATGTAGAAAAGGCAGTCGGGGACCTGGCGGGACCATGTCTTTTTGCACTGTTGATGGGAAGTTCAAGACTGCTCTATGCGAAGATGAGTGAGCGGATCTCATTGCCAAAAATGATGCTCTCAAGCGGGATTTTGTGCATTGTGAGTTATCTGCTTGCCGCATTGTCTCCAAATCCGGTGCTGGCGCTGCTGGGATGTGGGCTTTGTGGATTTTCTGTGGGCGTATTCTGGCCGGGAACCTTTAGTATGGCTGCAGCATCCTGTCCGAAAGGAGGGACTGCATTGTTTGCACTTCTGGCACTTGCGGGAGATCTTGGGTGTTCTTCCGGTCCGGGAGTGGTAGGCGTTGTATCAGGAGCATTTTCAGA
This window of the Mediterraneibacter gnavus ATCC 29149 genome carries:
- a CDS encoding MFS transporter, coding for MNIRKNYNHTLNACYLGYITQAIVNNFAPLLFLTFQSTYEISLDKIALLVSFNFGVQLIVDLLAAKYVDKIGYRNSVVAAHIFGAVGLVGLAVFPSVFPDAYAGLLLAVFCYAIGGGLIEVLISPIVESCPTERKAAAMSLLHSFYCWGHVGVILISTAFFAIAGIENWRILAVIWAILPALNAVYFGMVPIQAEEEDVEGIPVRELFKMKIFWVLVLLMICAGASEQGMSQWASAFAESGLHVEKAVGDLAGPCLFALLMGSSRLLYAKMSERISLPKMMLSSGILCIVSYLLAALSPNPVLALLGCGLCGFSVGVFWPGTFSMAAASCPKGGTALFALLALAGDLGCSSGPGVVGVVSGAFSENLKAGLLAAIVFPVLLIIGLQLLKEGSRERGEVR